In Haloarcula limicola, the genomic stretch GAACTGCACGCCGCGGAACTGGCGGAGTCGCCGACGCTCGACGAGATCGGGGAGCGGGCGGCGGAGGGACTCCCCACCTACGGCGAGTGCGGCGGGCTGATGGCGCTCTCGGAGTCGCTCTCGACTACCGAGGGAGAGACCTACGAGATGGCGGGCGTGTTGCCCGCGTCCGTCGAGATGCGCGAGCGCTATCAGGCGCTCGATCACGTCGAACTGACCGCGAGGCGGACGACGCCGGTCGCCGAAGGGGGGACGACTCGCCGCGGCCACGAGTTCCACTACTCCGCGGCCGCCGTGGAGTCGGACGCGAGGTTCGCCTTCGACGTCGAACGCGGGACCGGCATCGACGGCGACCGCGACGGCCTCACGGAGTACGCCACCGTCGGGACGTACTGTCACGCCCACGCGGCGAGCGGCGCCTTCGACCGACTGCTGACCGGGCGCTGAGCGACCGCCGACCGCGGGCCGGCCAGCGGCCGACCGAGTGCTCGGCGGCTCGAACCGTCTGACAGGAGACGGACGGACGGCAGACCGCCCATAAACTTTTTTCCTGTCTGCCATCGTGATACGTACAATGAACGAGTTGCGCGACCTGCTCGCCGACGTGGTCGCAGACGCCGACGCCGTCTCGCTGTTCTCCCCGAACGCCGCCGCCTTCGAGCGGTTCGAGGACGCGGATATCCCAGTCGTCGTCGTCGGCCCGGAGAACGCCGTGGACGCGGAGAACTTCGTCGAACTACCGATCGACTTCATCGACCTCGAAGGCAGGGTCCGCTTCGGTATCGAGGGGGCGCTCGAAAAGGAATTCTTCGAGGAAGGCGACGAAGTCGTCTGCGTGACAGACTTCTTGGGCGGGGTCGGAAACACCGTCGCCCGCATCGAGACCAGCGACTTCTCGCCGTCGGGCGTCTACGATCTGTTCGTCAACTCCCGGGCCGAGCCCGGCGTCGTCCGCGACGTCTTCGAGGTGGCCATCGAACTCGGGAAGAAGGGACAGAAGGGCAAGCCCGTCGGCGCGCTGTTCGTCGTCGGCGACGCCGGCAAGGTCATGAACAAGTCCCGACCGCTCTCGTACAACCCCTTCGAGAAGTCCCACGTCCACGTCGGCGACCCGATCGTCAACGTGATGCTGAAGGAGTTCTCGCGGCTCGACGGCGCGTTCGTCATCTCCGACGCCGGGAAGATCGTCTCGGCGTACCGCTACCTCGAACCCTCCGCCGAAGGGGTGGACATCCCGAAGGGGCTGGGCGCGCGACACATGGCCGGTGGGGCCATCTCTCGGGACACGAACGCGACCGCGATCGTCCTCTCGGAGAGCGACGGGCTCGTACGGGCGTTCAAGGGCGGGGAAATCGTCCTCGAGATCGACCCCGAGGAATACTGACGATGCAACTTGGATTCGACTGGCCGGACGTCATCCGGACGCTGTTCTCGCCGGAGAACGCCGTGTTGCTCTCGATCATCGTCCTCTTCGTCGGCCTGGTGCTCGGCGTGCTGGTCTGGCGGGCCTCGCGGCAGTTCATGCGGGAACTGGGCGTTCCAGAGGCCGTCGAGGGCACCCCCTTCGAGCGGACCGCTCGGGGTCTGGGCACGTCCACGGTCGGTATCGTCTCGAACCTCACGGCGCTGTTCGTCTACATCGTCACCGTCACGGTGGCGCTGAACATCGCCCAACTGGGCAATCCGGAGGCGTACTGGACGCAGTTCACCGAGTTCCTCCCGGACCTCTTCATCGCCGCCTTCGCGCTCATCATCGGCCTCATCGCCGGCGACAAGGCGCGGCTCGTCGTCTCGGAGCGCCTCCGAAGCGTGAAGCTCCCCGAGGCGACGCTCGTGCCGGAACTCGTCAAGTACAGCATCTTCTATCTGGCCGTCCTCATCGCGCTCGGTCAGCTGGGCGTCGATACGATGGCGCTGCTCATCCTGCTGGCGGCGTACTCCTTCGGACTCGTCTTCATCACCGGGCTGGCGCTGAAAGACCTCTTGGCCGCGAGCGCCGCCGGACTCTACCTCCTGCTGTCGGAACCGTACAGCATCGGCGACGAGGTCGTCATCGGCGACCGGCAGGGAATAGTTCAGGAAGTCGATATGTTCGTCACGCACGTCGAGAGCGAGGGAAAAGAGCACATCATCCCCAATCAGTTGGTCATCCGGTCGGGGATCGTCCGCGTCCGGAACTAACTGTCGGCGCTAACTGTCGGCGTCGTCGCCCCGTTCTATCGGCTCCGCCGGGACGCCGGCGACGGTCGTCCCCGGCGGGACGTCGTCCGCGACGAGGGAGTTCGCGGCCACCTGCGCGTCCGCTCCGACCGTCACGCCCGGGAGGACGACCGCGCCCGCGCCGATCATCGCTCGCTCGCCGACGACGACCTCGCCGGTCCGGTACTCCGTCTGTAGGAACTCGTGACAGAGCAGCGTCGCGTCGTAGCCGACGATGGCGTCGTCTCTGACGGTGATGAGTTCCGGCCAGAAGACGTCGGGCGTCGATTCGAGGCCCCACGCGACGCCGGTGCCGACGGTGACGCCGAGGCGGCGCAACAGCCGGTTCTTGAGCCGCAGGCTCGGCGAGACGCGACAGACGAGGATGACGGCGTAGTTGAGCATCACGCGCAGCGGGTGTTTCGCGTCGGGCCACGAGAACAGGGAGTTGCGCGGACCGGGGGTCGGATGACGGTCGAGGTCGTCGTGTCGTTGGCCGCTCACGGGAACCGATAGCGGGCCGGAGGTAATCAAACCACTCGGACCTGCGGTGTCAGCGGTGCCGCCGTCCGTGTCTCGAAAGCGGTGCGACCGCAGCCGTCGGCAAGCGACTCAGTCGCGCTGGAACGCCGCTTTGCAGTCCTCGTCACAGAAGAGGTAGACGGTGACGCCGTCCGCGACCGTCGCCACCGTCGGCGTCCGCTCTCCGGGGTCGAGTTCGCCGTCGCACTCAGCACAGACCGTTACGACATCGCCGTCCCCCGTTTCACTGAGCGATCTATCGGCGATCGTATCGTCCACGTGCGGGGCCATCATATCCTCCAGCGCGTGCCGTCGCGGCCGTCGGTACGCTCCGACCGCCGCGGTCCGTTCGCCGCGGATGCCACCACGAGGGTCCCCACCCGCCGACTGCGAGTGCGACTGGCGGCCCGTAGCCCTCTCCCCACCATCCGAGTCTGCGTCCGTTCGCTCATGCACTGATCCCGCCACCTACTGGTATCTCTTCTATCACGATATCGCTGGTCCGTATACTCGTACGCTTAGCGGAGGCGACCTCCGAATACTGATGCGCACCCGGCAGGTGAGTCACGCGGCGAAGAACCCGGCTCGTCCGACCACTCGGACGAAACCGCCGCTCGGGCGACGCCGCCGAATTACTGTTCCGACCCGACCGTCGGCTGGTCACCGAAGACGATGTCGAAGAGCTTTCGCTCCCCCTTCCGGATGTGGCGGCTCACCGTCGGTTGAGAGATGCCGAGAATCTCCGCGACGTCGCTGCCGGAGCTGTCCCGCGGGAAGTTGAAGAACCCGGCGTGATAGGCGGTCCGCAACACCTCCTCTTCGCGGTCGGTCAGCTGCTCCAGATAGACGGCCTCGAACTCCTCTTCGGTGAGGACCGGCCGGTCGAGCTCCCGTCTGGCGGTCAGCTCCGCGTCGTACTGACTCAGGAACATCTCCAAGAACGCCTTGATGTCGCCCGAACTCGGGAGTTCGACCAGCAACTCCGCGCCGTCCGGCGTCGAGGAGAGTGCGGTCGGGTGCGCGCCGGCCCCGAGTAACGTCGCAAGGAAACTCGTCTCGGTGAGCGTCGCTTCGTAGAAACACCCGTCCTCGCGCTCCGCGATCAGCCGGACGTCCTTGATCTCCGTCGAGCGGTCGGCGAACGTCCGGATGGCGTCGGGACTGCTGCCGTCGATGGTGAAAAAGGCCCGCAGCGTCCCATCGGCCTGATCGACCAGCGCCTCGAACTCGAACTGACTGCCGGTCTCTCGCGTGAACTCGACCGCCGCGATGTCGGGGTCAGTCACTCGGAACTCCAGTTCGACGGCCGTCTCGCTCACGAGCATCTTCTTCCGTTCGAGGGCGTTGATCGCGTAGCCGATCATCCGCCCCAACTCCGCCAGCACGGTCTCCTCTAACTCGTCGAAGATCTCGGGGGTCTCCGCGTACAGGTTCAAGACGCCGTAGAGGATCTCGTCGTGGACGAGCGGCACCGAGATACTCGCGCGATAGCCGCGCTGGAGCGCGGCTTGCCGCCACGGTTCGAATGGCGGGTCGCTGTGGAGGTTGTTCTGGACCTGGGGTTCGTGCGTCTTGACGGCCCGTCCCGTCGGCCCCCTCGCCGACGACGATTCGTCGGTCGTGATCTCGATCTCCTCGAGATATCCCTGTTCGACGCCGGCGGACGTCCGGGGGACGACCCGCCCGCCGATCGTCTCCTGTTCACCGACCCACGCGAAGCGGTAGGACTCGGCGTTCGCCAGTTTCGTACACACCGTCTGCTCGATCTCCTCGCGGGTGGTCGCCTCGGTCAGCACCTGCGTGATCTCGCGGATCACCGAGTTGAGGCGGTTGACTCGGTCTAACGTCTCCGTGCGCGCTTCGAGTTCCGCGGTCCGCTCCCGCAGTTGCTCCTCGCGCTCGACCCGGTCGAGGGCCGCCTGGACGTTCGCCACGAACAGCGTCACGAGCGTGATCTCGTGCTGGGAGAACGTCCTCGGCTCCGTCGCGCCGCTCACGAACACGCCGTAGCTCCCGATGGGAAAGAGGACGACGCTCTGTAAGGGCGTCTCCGACGCGGAGAGGTCCGACGCCGCCGAGACATCCGGGATCACCCGCCGCTCCTGTTCGAGGTAGACCTCCCAGGGGAGGTCGCGCTCCGGGGCGAACAGGTCCGTCTCGTCGGTGAGCGCGTCGGCGGCGATTGTTCGGGCCATCGGCTGGAGCGTCCCCGTCTGTTCGTCGTAGTACGCGATCATGGAGATCGGCAGACCGAGCGTGTCCTGTGCGGTCCGAACCGCGATGTTACAGGCCTCTTCGACCGTCTCGGCCGTCGAGAGGGCCTGTGCCCCCTCGTTCAGCTGCCGCAGCCGCTGCTCCCGCCGTTTCTGCTCGCTGATGTCCCGAACGATACCGGTGAAGAACCGCTCGCCCTCGTGAGTGATCTCGCTGAACGAGATACTGAGAGCCACCTCGGTGCCGTCGCTGTGCTGGCCCGGCAGCTCGACGTTGTCCCAGTCGAGTTTGCGCTCGCCGGTGTCGAGATACCGCTGGAAGCCCGCGTCGTGCTGCGAAGCGAGGCGGTCGCTCATCAGGACGGTCAGCGGTTCGCCGAGCAGTTCCGACGGCGTGTAGCCCAGGATCTCCTCCATCGCGGGGTTCACGAAGCGAATCGTGCTGTCGGTATCGATGGTGATGATGCCGTCGTTGGTAATCCGAGCGACCGCTTCGAGCAGCCCTGTCGGGTTCTGTAGGTCCGACTCTGGCGAGGGCTCTCCGTCGGCCGCGGGGTCGAGCCCGGTCCCCCGCGCCGAGGAGCGGGCCGGTTCGAGACGGGCGCGGAGCCGGTGGGCCAGCGTCGACTCGTCGGCCGGGTCGACGGAGAGGGGGACGACTTCGTCGATCCCGACCGCCGACGCCTCTCGAAGCAGATCGGTCGTGACGTCGTCCGCGAGCAGTATCGTCTGCAGGTCGGGGGCCGTCTCGGCGGCAGCGGCGAGAAACGAGAGCCCGTCCGTCGTCCGGAGGTCTTCGCGGGCGAGGAGAACGTCGTACTCGTCGGTTTCGAGCAACTCGGCGGCGTCGTCGGCGGTCTCTGCCACGTCGACGTTCGCCGCCGACAGTACTTCCCGCAGCGCCTCGACGTGGACCGACGATTCCGCCGGGTCGCCGTCGACGAGCAAGATGTGGATTGGAGATGGCGACATAGTATCTCGACTAGTGTGACACTCGATACCACTACATTAGGAATTCTCCCTCAAAAATCAGGGGGACAGAGGTTATCTATCTTATATTTAGAACGGGTGAGAGAACCCTCGGGCCGTCGTCAGTCGCCGCGGATCTCGTCCATGTGGTCGATCCGCTGTTGGACGAGGTCGGGTTTGCCGATGTCGTGGCGCACCCGCAGGCCCTCGGTTCCGGCCCGTTCGAGAGCGTCTTCGGCGATCTCCTCGGCCTCGGTGATGCTGTCGGCGACGCCGACGACGGCGTAGGAACGGGAGGTCGTCGTGTAGATGCCGTCCGCTCGCTGGTCGACGCTGGCGTAGTACAGAATCGCTTCGCCGGCGTTGTCCTCGTCGATAGTGACTTTCGCCCCGGACTCGGGGTCGGTCGGGTAGCCGTCGGGGACGGCGTACTTACAGACGGTGGCCTTCGGCCGGAAGGACAGCTGCGGGAGCGACCCGTCGTCGCGGGCGGCCGTCAGCACGTCGAGGAAGTCCGTGTTCAACACCGGCAGCGTGTTCATCGCCTCGGGGTCGCCGAAGCGGGCGTTGAACTCCACGACGCGCGGGCCGGTCTCGGTCAGCATGAACTGGCCGTAGAGGACGCCCTTGTAGCCGGAGAGCGCCTCGACGGTCGCCTTGAGCACGTCGACGGCGTCGCCGTAGTCCTCCTCGGTCATGAACGGCAGTTCGAGGGTCGAATCGGAGTAACTGCCCATCCCGCCGGTGTTCGGCCCCTCGTCGCCCTCGTAGGCGCGCTTGTGGTCCTGCACCGCCGGCGTCACGCGGAGGTCGCCGTCGGCGACGAACGCCTGCACCGTGAACTCCTCGCCGACGAGGCGCTCCTCGAGCACCACGCGGTCGTAGTCCGAATCCCGGAGGTACTCCTTGGCCTCCTCGGCGGTGCACTGGTCACCGATGACGCGGACGCCCTTGCCGCCGGTGAGACCCGCGGGCTTGACCGCGAGGTCACCGTCGTACTCGTCGATGTAGTCGCAGGCGGCCTCCATGTCCTCGAACGTCTCGAAGTCCGGACAGCCGGGGATGTCGTGTTCGCGCATGAACCGGCGCTGGAACGCCTTGTCCGTCTCGATGCGGGCCTCCTGTTCCTGCGGTCCGAAGGCGTAGATGCCCTCGTCGTCCAGCGCGTCGGCGACGCCCGCCGCGAGCGGTGCCTCGGGACCGACGACAGCCAGCGTCGCCTCCACCTCGCGGGCGTAGGTCGTGACGGCCTTCGGGTTGGTGGTATCGAGCGTCTCGAAGCCTTCCGCCAGCGCGGCGATGCCCGGGTTCTTGTTCCCGGCACAGGCGTACAGGTCCGCGTCGGAGTCGGCGAGCGCGCGAGCGACGGCGTGTTCCCGGCCGCCGCCGCCCACCAGCAGCACAGTCTCGGTCATACCCGAACGCCGGATGGGCGTCACCGTAAGTATTGCTCTCTCGCGTTGCGGACGCACTCCTTTTCCCGCCGGCCGACCGAGTGGCGAGTATGAGCGACAGCGCGGATCCGACGGCTCGAAACCGTCTCGACGAGGAGGAGAGTCCGTATCTCCGCCAGCACGCCGACAACCCGGTGAACTGGCAGCCGTGGGACGAGCAAGCCCTCGACGCCGCGAAGGAGCGCGACGTGCCCATCTTCCTCTCGATCGGCTACGCGGCCTGTCACTGGTGTCACGTCATGGAGGAGGAGAGCTTCCAGGACGAGGCCATCGCGGAGACGCTGAACGAGAACTTCGTCCCCGTGAAGGTGGACCGAGAGGAGCGCCCGGACGTGGATTCGGTCTATATGAGCATCTGTCAGCAGGTCACCGGTCGCGGCGGGTGGCCGCTGTCGGCGTGGCTCACGCCCGAAGGCAAGCCGTTCTACGTCGGGACGTACTTCCCGCCCGAGGAGAAGCGCGGAACCCCCGGCTTCCACGACCTACTGCGCGACCTCTCGAACTCGTGGGCCGACCCCGACCAGCGCGGGGAGATGGAGAACCGCGCCGAGCAGTGGACCGACGCCATCGAGAGCGACTTGGAGGCGACGAGCGGACAACCCGGTGACCCCGACAAGAATATTATCGGGACGGCGGCCACCGTCGCCCACCGCGGCGCGGACCGGGACAACGGTGGGTGGGGGTCGGGCGGCCCGAAGTTCCCACAGACCGGGCGCATCCACGCGCTCTTGCGCGCCTCGGCGGACGGCGAATCGCCGTCTGACTCGGGGCTGTCGGGCGGCGACCAGCCCAGCTCGGACGACGGCGGTGACGACTACCTCGCCGTCGTCGAGGAGACGCTGAACGCGATGGCCGATCGGGGCCTCTACGACCACGTCGGCGGCGGCTTCCACCGCTACTCGACGGACCCCCAGTGGGGCGTGCCGCACTTCGAGAAGATGCTGTACGACAACGCCGAGATCCCGCGGGCCTTCCTCGCCGGGTATCAGGCTCTCGGCAACGAACGGTACGCCTCGGTCGTCCGGGAGACGTTCGAGTTCGTCCAGCGCGAACTCCAGCACGAGGACGGCGGGTTCTTCAGCACGCTCGATGCGGTGAGTCGGCCTCCCAGCGATCCCGACGGGGAGACCGAGGAAGGCGCGTTCTACGTCTGGACGCCCGAACAGGTCCGTGACGCCGTCTCCGACGAGGCCGCCGCCGAGATATTCTGCGAGTACTACGGCGTCACCGACCGCGGCAACTTCGAGGGACAGACGGTGCTGGGCGTGCGGAAACCGCTGCACGCCATCGCCGAGGAGCGCGACCTGACGGAAGAGGAGGCGACCGAGAAGCTCCGGCGGGCGTTAGACGAGGCGTTCGCCGCCCGCGAGGAGCGGCCGCGACCGGCCCGCGACGAGAAGATCCTGGCCGGCTGGAACGGGCTGATGATCTCGACGCTGGCCGAGGGCGCGATCGTCCTCGACGACGAGTACGCCGACGTGGCGACCGACGCGCTCGATTTCGTCCGCGAGCACCTCTGGGACGCCGACGCGAGGCGGCTCTCGCGCCGCTACAAGGACGGCGACGTGGCCATCGACGGCTACCTCGAGGACTACGCGTTCCTCGCTCGCGGCGCGCTGAACCTCTTCGAGGCGACGGGCGACGTGGCCCACCTCGACTTCGCGATGGACCTCGCCGACGCGATCACCGAGGCGTTCTGGGACGACGAGGCGGAGACACTCTACTTCACGCCGACCAGCGGCGAGTCCCTCGTCGCCCGCCCGCAGGAGCTCACCGACCAGTCGACGCCGTCGAGCACCGGCGTCGCCGTCTCCCTGCTGCTCTCGCTGTCGCACTTCCGGGACGACGACCGCCTCGGCGACGTGGCGGAGAAGGTCGTCCGCACGCACGCCGACCGCGTCTCCTCGAACCCGCTCCAACACGCGTCGCTGACGCTCGCGACCGACGAGTACGAACGGGGCTCGCTCGAACTCACGCTGGTCTGTGACCCGAGCGACCCGCCCGCGGAGTGGACCGAGACGCTCGCATCGACGTACGTACCGCGTCGCCTCCTCGCGTGGCGACCCGCCGACGCCGAGTCGCTCGACGCGTGGCTGGGGGCGCTCGAACTGGACGACGAACCGCCCATCTGGGCCGGCCGCGACGCCGCCGACGGCGACCCGACGGTGTACGCGTGTCGGAACTTCGCCTGTTCACCGCCGAAACACGACCTCGGCGAGGCGCTCCGGTGGGGTCAAAAGTAGCGCTACTCCTCTATCTCGTCGGTCTCTTCGAACTGGTCGGCGAGGTGAACCGCGATGGGGACCGGTTCCTCCTCGACGAATCGGGCGATCTCCTCGCCGTCGTGCTCGACGATGACGGTCGGAATCAACTCGATGCCGTACTCCTCGACTCTCGGCCCGGTCTTCGACCCGTCGTCTTCCTTCTCGACGGGGTAGTGGTGAATCCGCTCCTCGGGGACGTCCGCCGCGTCCAGCGCCGCCCCGAAGTCCGGGAGCTGCGCCCGGCAGTCCTTACACCAGTCGCCGCCCCAGATCAGGTAGTCGAACTCCTCCCTGTGCTTGCGAAGCGCGTCTACGGTGTCGTCGTAGGCGTCTTCGACCCAGACCGGATTCGGTTCGAGTGTCTCGAGTGTCCCGCTCTCGCTCATGACGGAGAATTACGTCGGCGAGTGGCTTGAATCTCCCGACTCCCGAACGTCGCCGATGCGAGAGCGCAGTCGGTCGCGGAGGATGGTGCGATGACACCGCTTGTCGTTCCCCTCGAAGCAGACGAGAGCGACGGATTCCCCGTCGAGAACCCGCTCAACGAGGGATTCGAGCGCGCTCTGTGCGGCCTCGCTCCCGTCGAGATGCGCCCGGTATCGGTCGGCGAAATCCGTCTCGTTCCAGGCCGCGTTGTGTGCGCCCTCGTCGCACAGACCTTGCATCTTCAAGTCCTCGGTGCGCTGTTTGGTCTCGGCGAGGAGGTCGCTCGGCGGGCCGAGCTCGGGGACGTTCTCGTCGACCGCCGCGTGGAACCAGCCCGTCGGCTCGCGGACGACGCCGACCAGCGTCTCCTCGCCCGAGAGGTCGGCCAGACCGTGCTGAACGGCCGCGACGTAGGTCTCGCTGACGCTCGCGCTCATACCCGAATGGAGGCACAGCCAGCGGAAAAGCCTGCCGGGACCCCCGATTCCCAGCGAGGATTCGTGACTCCACTAGGCGTTTAAGCGGTGACGGCGTATCCCGCGTCAATGCACGAATCCCTGCACGACTCCGTCCTCGGCGCGATCGGGTCGCCGCTGGTGTCGGTCACCGCGCCGGAGGGCGCGACGGTCGCGGCGAAAATCGAGTCGTTCAACCCGGGCGGGTCCGCGAAGGACCGCCCGGCGAAGTTCATGATCGAGACAGCCGAGCGAGACGGCGACCTCGAACCCGGCGACACGCTGGTCGAACCGACCAGCGGCAACACCGGCATCGGGATGGCGATGGTCGGCGCGGCGAAGGGATACGACGTCGTCCTCGTGATGCCGTCCTCGAAGTCCCCGGAGCGCCGCGAGATAATGCGGGCGTACGGTGCCGACATCGAACTTGTCGACGGCGACATCTCCGCCGCGAAGGAGCGGGCCGACGAACTCACCGACGAGAGCGGCTACGTCCAGCTGCGGCAGTTCGAGAACCCGGGCAACCCGCGGGCGCACTACGAGACGACCGGTCCCGAAGTTCTCGAACAGGTCGGCGACCGCACCGTCGACGCCCTCGTCGCCGGCGTCGGCACCGGCGGCACGATCACGGGCACCGGCCGCCGCCTCCGGGAGGCGTTCCCCGACGTCGACGTCGTCGCGGTCGAACCCGAGGACAACGCCGTCCTCTCGGGGATGGAGCCCGGAACCGGCGAGGACACCTTCCAGGGGATGGGACCGGGATTCGTCAGCGACAACCTCGACGTGGACCTACTGGACGACGTGAAGACGGTCACGCTCGACGACGCCGAGGACGAGTGCCGGCGTCTTGCCCGCGAGGAGGGCATCCTCGTCGGGCAGTCCTCGGGGGCGTCGAACCTCGCCGCGCGCGAGAAGGCCGCCGAACTGCTGGACGCGGGCGTCGAGGACCCGCTGGTCGTCACCGTCTTCTGGGACAGCGGCGAGCGCTACATGTCCACCGGCATCTTCGACTGAGATCCGTTCTGTCGACGGCTCGTCCGACTGACGACTCGTCGATCTACTCCAGCGGTCGCGCGTCGTCCTTGAACGCCTCGTAGCGGGCCTTCGCCCACTCGTTCATCGCGTCGGTGTCGTTGTTGACGACGCCGCGGACGCCGTCGTCGGTGTGGACGATGAGACCGCTCACCGTCTCGTCGGCCTTCTCTGCGACCCAGACGATGTACGGAATCTCCCGGTCCGTGACGTGAATATCGAGGTTGGCGGCCCCGGCGAACTGCTCGAAGGCGTCGGGGTACTCCGCCGAGAACACGTCCATCGCTTCCTCGGTCAACACCAGCTCCGTCTCGTCACCGTCTTCGACGAGTTCGCCGATCTCCTCGATGTAGTGCGGGAGGACCGCCGGCCCGGTCCCGTAGAGCGCCGTCGCGCCGTCCCCGAGGTCGGTCGCCGATCGGAGGGGTGCCTGCGGTGCCGCCATCGACGACTCGACGATCTCTGCGCCGTCGAGTATCTCCGGGTTCACCTCGACGTCCGACGGCAGTTCCGCGAGCACCGGCTGTGCGCGAGAGAGGGAATCGAGACGAGAGAGGAACCGCTCGTAGGCGGCCAGCGCCTCGCTGCCCGCGAAGGTCGTCACGTATCGGCTTCCTCTCCGCTCGACGAACGAATGTTCGGTGAGCGAGTCGATCGCCCGGTCGACCGTCGAGCGCGAAGTGTCGAGTTCCTCGACGAGTTCCGGTTTCGAGAGCGGCGTCGAGAGCGCGGCGAGAACGTCACGTCGCTTCGCGACCACGTCGGCGGTGTCCGGAACTGAGACCATAGCGAATGATATGTCTGAACATTGAAAAACGTTCTTTTAGAACCGACACACCGGAGCCGGACGTTCACGCTCCGGGAATTTTCCCGGGAGATTGGTATATGTGGGATGAACACGCTGGTGTAGGTGTGGGCTCGCCACTGCCCGGTGGTGAGTGTCCACCGGAGTGTCCATTCGGTCGCGACGACCGTGCCTCTGACAACGGGGGCACTCCCCATGCCTTTCGCGTCTCCTACGCGCCGAACTCGGCTTCCGTGACCCGAACGACCAGCGTCTCGTCGACCTCCCGGAGGTCGTACTCCGGAATCACGTCGCCGGTTCGGGTGAGCAACATCGGCTCGACCAGCCGCGGCGGCCGTTCCTGTGCCGGCGGTGCCGTCTCGTCGTCTCCTCCGCCAGCGTCACTCTCGGTAGCGTCTCGGTCCGTCTCCGCTTCGACGACGCCGTACACCTTGAGGAACCGGCCCGTCTCGTCGGGCGAGACCTCGTCGTCCCGGACCGCCGCCGCCAACTCCCGGGAGAGCCACTCCGTCTCGCTGATGGAGGGTTCCCTGATCAGCGCGGCGTCGACGAAGCGGACGAGATACCAGTTCAGGTCGTTGAGCAGGGCGACGGCCGCCCCGAGGCTCACCGTCTCGAGCCGGAGCGCGTTCTCGAACGGTTCCCGCAGGTCGTACGTCGCCAGCGCGTTCCGCGCGGTCTCGCGGGAGAGCAGTTCGTACCGGAGGTTCACGTCTTCGCTCCCGACGAGACAGACCTGCGTCATGGCTCATCCGTCAGCCGCCCCGGAGATTTAGCTTTCGATAGCGACGACCTCGCGCTCGCTGGCACGGTCGCGAGCGCGCTCGAACAGGTCCTCGGGTTCGGCCGCCCGGAGCGCCGACAGCGACGCGTCCGTCTCCGGGAGTTCGGGCGCGACGCGGTTACACCCGGCGTCGATGGTCGAGTCCTCGAACGTCCCGATGTCCCGCGCGAGCTCGGTTATCTCCGTCTTGTCGAGCGCGAGGTTCGGGCGGTGGACCGGCAGCGTCGCGACGGCGTCCGTGACCGCGAGGTTCGCCGCGGTCTGACTGGACTTCTGGCCGACGGCCTCGCCCGTGACGACGCCGACACAGCCCTCGTCCTCGGCGACGGCTTCGGCGGCGGCGAGCATGAATCGGCGCAGCGAGAGCATCCGAAGGTCGCCCATCTCCTCGGCCAGCGCGGCGACGACCGGCCCGGCGTCGACGACGTGGGCGTCCATCGGCTCCGTGGGGGCGTACGCGGCGAGCGTCTCGACGGTCGCCAGCGCCCGAGCTCGGTGGTCCGGGCC encodes the following:
- a CDS encoding thioredoxin domain-containing protein codes for the protein MSDSADPTARNRLDEEESPYLRQHADNPVNWQPWDEQALDAAKERDVPIFLSIGYAACHWCHVMEEESFQDEAIAETLNENFVPVKVDREERPDVDSVYMSICQQVTGRGGWPLSAWLTPEGKPFYVGTYFPPEEKRGTPGFHDLLRDLSNSWADPDQRGEMENRAEQWTDAIESDLEATSGQPGDPDKNIIGTAATVAHRGADRDNGGWGSGGPKFPQTGRIHALLRASADGESPSDSGLSGGDQPSSDDGGDDYLAVVEETLNAMADRGLYDHVGGGFHRYSTDPQWGVPHFEKMLYDNAEIPRAFLAGYQALGNERYASVVRETFEFVQRELQHEDGGFFSTLDAVSRPPSDPDGETEEGAFYVWTPEQVRDAVSDEAAAEIFCEYYGVTDRGNFEGQTVLGVRKPLHAIAEERDLTEEEATEKLRRALDEAFAAREERPRPARDEKILAGWNGLMISTLAEGAIVLDDEYADVATDALDFVREHLWDADARRLSRRYKDGDVAIDGYLEDYAFLARGALNLFEATGDVAHLDFAMDLADAITEAFWDDEAETLYFTPTSGESLVARPQELTDQSTPSSTGVAVSLLLSLSHFRDDDRLGDVAEKVVRTHADRVSSNPLQHASLTLATDEYERGSLELTLVCDPSDPPAEWTETLASTYVPRRLLAWRPADAESLDAWLGALELDDEPPIWAGRDAADGDPTVYACRNFACSPPKHDLGEALRWGQK
- a CDS encoding thioredoxin family protein; the protein is MSESGTLETLEPNPVWVEDAYDDTVDALRKHREEFDYLIWGGDWCKDCRAQLPDFGAALDAADVPEERIHHYPVEKEDDGSKTGPRVEEYGIELIPTVIVEHDGEEIARFVEEEPVPIAVHLADQFEETDEIEE
- a CDS encoding DUF488 domain-containing protein; this translates as MSASVSETYVAAVQHGLADLSGEETLVGVVREPTGWFHAAVDENVPELGPPSDLLAETKQRTEDLKMQGLCDEGAHNAAWNETDFADRYRAHLDGSEAAQSALESLVERVLDGESVALVCFEGNDKRCHRTILRDRLRSRIGDVRESGDSSHSPT
- a CDS encoding PLP-dependent cysteine synthase family protein, whose product is MHDSVLGAIGSPLVSVTAPEGATVAAKIESFNPGGSAKDRPAKFMIETAERDGDLEPGDTLVEPTSGNTGIGMAMVGAAKGYDVVLVMPSSKSPERREIMRAYGADIELVDGDISAAKERADELTDESGYVQLRQFENPGNPRAHYETTGPEVLEQVGDRTVDALVAGVGTGGTITGTGRRLREAFPDVDVVAVEPEDNAVLSGMEPGTGEDTFQGMGPGFVSDNLDVDLLDDVKTVTLDDAEDECRRLAREEGILVGQSSGASNLAAREKAAELLDAGVEDPLVVTVFWDSGERYMSTGIFD
- a CDS encoding helix-turn-helix transcriptional regulator, whose product is MVSVPDTADVVAKRRDVLAALSTPLSKPELVEELDTSRSTVDRAIDSLTEHSFVERRGSRYVTTFAGSEALAAYERFLSRLDSLSRAQPVLAELPSDVEVNPEILDGAEIVESSMAAPQAPLRSATDLGDGATALYGTGPAVLPHYIEEIGELVEDGDETELVLTEEAMDVFSAEYPDAFEQFAGAANLDIHVTDREIPYIVWVAEKADETVSGLIVHTDDGVRGVVNNDTDAMNEWAKARYEAFKDDARPLE
- a CDS encoding DUF5804 family protein, whose amino-acid sequence is MTQVCLVGSEDVNLRYELLSRETARNALATYDLREPFENALRLETVSLGAAVALLNDLNWYLVRFVDAALIREPSISETEWLSRELAAAVRDDEVSPDETGRFLKVYGVVEAETDRDATESDAGGGDDETAPPAQERPPRLVEPMLLTRTGDVIPEYDLREVDETLVVRVTEAEFGA